In a single window of the Helicoverpa zea isolate HzStark_Cry1AcR chromosome 9, ilHelZeax1.1, whole genome shotgun sequence genome:
- the LOC124633315 gene encoding alcohol dehydrogenase-like, translating into MDRNPKNKVVVITGGAGGIGYEMADQFLQNGAKTVILLDITEAAGVTAARTLNEKHGTDKAVFIKCDITKDLEKVSSDIFQKYEVDVLINNAGILDESDLRKTIEINCLALMEWSMKFFEHWRVDQGGRGGTIFNVSSIYGFEYNPWLVYYKTSKQAVLGFTRSLGHPFNYNITGVRVIAICPGFTKTTILEGKSWDIHEAGFNKVMEDVVMQVPEVVGKAAVEIYGVADSGTVWVAANNEPIKLAPMC; encoded by the coding sequence ATGGAtcgaaaccctaaaaacaaagTGGTAGTGATAACTGGAGGCGCAGGGGGCATAGGGTATGAAATGGCGGACCAGTTTTTACAAAATGGAGCCAAAACTGTAATCCTTTTGGACATCACTGAAGCAGCCGGCGTTACAGCTGCCCGAACACTAAATGAAAAACATGGAACAGACAAAGCAGTTTTCATTAAATGTGATATAACAAAAGATTTGGAAAAAGTCAGCAGtgatattttccaaaaatatgaAGTTGATGTTTTAATCAACAACGCGGGAATATTAGACGAGAGTGATCTCAGGAAGACGATAGAAATCAATTGTCTAGCTTTGATGGAATGGAGCATGAAGTTCTTCGAGCACTGGAGAGTCGACCAGGGAGGTCGAGGTGGCACAATCTTCAATGTATCTTCAATTTATGGATTCGAGTACAATCCTTGGCTAGTCTACTATAAAACTTCGAAACAAGCTGTATTGGGCTTTACCAGGTCATTGGGTCATCCTTTTAACTACAACATAACTGGTGTGAGAGTCATTGCCATCTGTCCTGGATTCACAAAAACTACAATATTGGAGGGCAAATCATGGGACATTCACGAAGCTGGTTTCAATAAAGTGATGGAAGATGTGGTAATGCAGGTACCAGAGGTAGTTGGCAAGGCCGCTGTAGAGATCTACGGTGTGGCTGACAGTGGAACTGTGTGGGTAGCGGCAAACAATGAACCCATCAAACTTGCTCCAATGTGTTAA
- the LOC124633310 gene encoding cytochrome P450 9e2-like isoform X1: MIILLIWVVVLIAVVVLYLKQVYSTFSRHGIKHFKPVPILGNMGKVVFRQHHYACDFINLYNSFPEERFVGRFEFLTESVMIRDIELVKKITVKDFEHFLDHRTFGENTFFARTLFFLKGQEWKDMRSTLSPAFTSSKIRLMVPFMVEVGDQMILSLKKKIKDAEGGYVDIECKDLTTRYANDVIASCAFGLKVDSHTDEDNQFYAMGKTATTFNFRQMLMFFLLINAPQLVKFFKYDMISEPIKKFFRSLVLDTMKDRDLHNIIRPDMIHLLMEAKKGQLSHEDVKPNDEAAGFATVEESAVGQKDLNRVWKDDDLVAQAFLFFVAGFESISSTMTFLLYELAVNPEVQERLAKEVREYDNNNGGKFDFNSIQNMAYMDMVVSELLRRWPPAVAMDRMCNKDYNMGKPNEKAEKDFILRKGCGIQIPTFAFHHDPKFFPNPEKFDPERFSEENKHKINPLTYMPFGFGPRNCIGSRFALCELKVMTYQILRHMELSPCEKTCIPAQLATDNLNLRLKGGHWLRFRLRM, encoded by the exons ATGATAATCCTACTGATCTGGGTAGTGGTACTCATTGCTGTGGTGGTTCTATACCTGAAGCAGGTCTACTCCACATTCAGCAGACATGGCATCAAGCACTTTAAACCAGTTCCAATACTGGGTAACATGGGCAAAGTTGTCTTTAGACAACATCACTACGCATGTGACTTTATAAATCTGTATAACAGCTTTCCAGAAGAAAG gttCGTGGGTAGATTTGAATTTTTAACTGAGTCAGTAATGATCCGGGATATTGAGTTGGTGAAGAAAATCACTGTCAAAGACTTTGAACACTTTTTGGACCACCGAACTTTTGGAGAGAACACATTTTTTGCCAGAACTTTGTTCTTTTTGAAAG GTCAAGAATGGAAAGACATGCGTTCGACATTGAGTCCAGCGTTCACCAGTTCAAAGATACGATTGATGGTGCCTTTCATGGTAGAGGTTGGTGACCAGATGATTTTGTCTCTCAAGAAGAAAATCAAGGATGCGGAAG GTGGCTATGTAGATATAGAATGTAAGGACCTTACAACTCGCTACGCCAACGATGTGATAGCCTCCTGTGCTTTCGGTTTGAAGGTGGACTCTCATACAGATGAGGACAACCAATTCTATGCTATGGGCAAAACAGCGACCACTTTCAACTTTCGGCAAATGCTGATGTTTTTCCTTCTTATCAATGCACCTCAACTCGTTAAG TTCTTTAAGTACGATATGATATCGGAACCCATCAAAAAGTTCTTTAGGAGCTTGGTACTAGATACAATGAAGGATCGAGATTTGCACAATATAATTAGACCTGATATGATTCATCTGCTTATGGAAGCCAAGAAAG GACAACTATCACACGAAGATGTTAAACCCAATGACGAAGCTGCAGGATTTGCAACTGTCGAGGAATCTGCAGTTGGCCAGAAGGATCTCAATCGAG TTTGGAAAGACGATGACTTAGTAGCCCAAGCTTTCTTGTTCTTTGTGGCTGGCTTTGAGTCCATCTCGTCTACCATGACTTTCCTATTGTACGAGCTGGCTGTCAATCCTGAGGTACAGGAACGCTTGGCGAAAGAAGTCAGGGAGTATGACAATAATAATGGTGGGAAATTTGACTTCAATTCTATACAGAATATGGCGTATATGGATATGGTTGTTTCGG aacTATTGAGACGTTGGCCGCCGGCAGTGGCTATGGATAGAATGTGCAACAAAGACTATAATATGGGCAAACCAAACGAGAAAGCAGAGAAAGATTTCATT CTTCGTAAAGGATGTGGCATTCAAATACCGACATTCGCCTTTCACCATGATCCTAAATTTTTCCCTAACCCTGAGAAGTTTGACCCTGAACGTTTCTCTGAAGAAAATAAGCACAAGATCAACCCACTTACGTACATGCCTTTCGGGTTTGGACCTAGGAATTGCATTG GATCAAGATTTGCTCTCTGCGAGCTGAAGGTGATGACATACCAGATCCTACGGCACATGGAGCTGTCTCCCTGTGAGAAGACTTGCATTCCTGCACAACTTGCTACTGACAACTTGAACCTGAGACTGAAAGGAGGACACTGGCTTAGATTTAGACTGAGGATGTAG
- the LOC124633056 gene encoding uncharacterized protein LOC124633056, with the protein MILVLVWVAVLIAVAVLYLRQIYSRFSRYGVKHFRPVPLLGNMTRMVLKQDHLIDDILRYYNSFPGERFVGRFEFINEMVVIRDLELVKKIAVKDFEHFLDHRSVFSSSDSFFSRNLFSLKGQEWKDMRSTLSPAFTSSKMRMMVPFMVEVGDQMMDAIRKKIKESGNGYIDLECKDLTTRYANDVIASCAFGLKVDSHNETDNEFYTMGKLSSTFKFRDMLMFFVIANAPTVAKILKLDFLSEAAKKFFRNLVLDTMKNRELNHIIRPDMIHLLMEAKKGKLTHDEIKSNDVAAGFATVEESAVGQKEITRVWTDEDLIAQAVLFFIAGFETVSSGMSFLLYELAVNPDVQERLAQEIKENDAKNGGKFDFNSIQNLQYMDMVVSELLRLWPPGAALDRICTKDYNLGKPNDKAKHDFIVRKGTGISIPAFAFHRDPQFFPNPEKFDPERFSEENKHNIQSFAYMPFGIGPRNCIGSRFALCEMKVMAYQILQHMEVSPCERTCIPAKLDTETFGMRLKGGHWLRFRPRQYITMLLLIWALVLAVIVLRDLKRLYSTFSKDGIKHFKPVPLLGNMSSVIFRRNHYADNILKFYKSFPGEKFVGRFEFVNQSIVILDLELVKKITIKDFEHFLDHRNFGAESFFNRTLFLLTGQEWKDMRSTLTPAFTSSKIRLMVPFMVEVGDQMILSLKKKLEESKDDYIEVDCKDLTTRYANDVIASCAFGLKVDSHMDRDNRFYAMGRSLFEFSFRTMIMFFVLLNAPKVAKFFKWDIVPASVRKFFTNLVLDTMKDREMRHIIRPDMIHLLMEANKGKLTHEDIISNDNAVGFATAEESSIGLNTSKRVWTDEDIVAQAFVFFAAGFETVSATMAFLLYELAVHPEVQERLAQEIKEYDDKNGGKFDFNSIQDMKYMDMVVSEVLRKWPAPLVLDRICTKDYNLGKPNNAAEKDYIIRKGSGVQIPVYAFHNDPQYFPNPEKFDPERFSPDNKHKFNANAYMPFGVGPRNCIGSRFALCEVKVITYQILRHMELSPCKSTCIPAKLATNNLNLRLKGGHSLRFKLRKFVGRFEFLTESVMIRDIELVKKITVKDFEHFLDHRTFGENTFFARTLFFLKGQEWKDMRSTLSPAFTSSKIRLMVPFMVEVGDQMILSLKKKIKDAEGGYVDIECKDLTTRYANDVIASCAFGLKVDSHTDEDNQFYAMGKTATTFNFRQMLMFFLLINAPQLVKFFKYDMISEPIKKFFRSLVLDTMKDRDLHNIIRPDMIHLLMEAKKGQLSHEDVKPNDEAAGFATVEESAVGQKDLNRVWKDDDLVAQAFLFFVAGFESISSTMTFLLYELAVNPEVQERLAKEVREYDNNNGGKFDFNSIQNMAYMDMVVSELLRRWPPAVAMDRMCNKDYNMGKPNEKAEKDFILRKGCGIQIPTFAFHHDPKFFPNPEKFDPERFSEENKHKINPLTYMPFGFGPRNCIGSRFALCELKVMTYQILRHMELSPCEKTCIPAQLATDNLNLRLKGGHWLRFRLRIFTLSHTELGCEMMMLLLCLAVLVIVVVFYLQKAHSTFKEKGVKYLKTIPILTDLCSMLMPSEHIGETIKSLYNSYPEERFVGKYDFLKESVVIRDIELLKKITIKDFEHFVDHSSPGPDDSLFGRSLFFLKGHEWKDMRTSLSPAFTSSKIRQMVPFMMEVGEQMMLSLKKKLKNSGGDYIDVECKDLTTRFANDVIASCAFGLKVDSHADEDNEFYKMGKAVSSFKFSQILFFILLSSLPFVNKLIAVDVVPKPAQDFFRRLVLDAMKEREQKNIFRPDMIHLLMEAKKGKLSHEEVKSNDEAAGFATVEESTVGKKQLIRVWKDDDLVSQAFLFFAAGFESVSSSMSFLLYELALNPDVQERLAQEIRDHDAKSGGKFDFSSIQSLKYMDMVISELLRRWPPFVVLDRQCTKEYNLGKPNPDSEKDYILREGADILVPVYGIHLNPEYFPNPEKFDPERFSDENKHNIKPFTYMPFGNGPRNCLGSRFALCEMKVITYQLIRHMVLSPCEKTSIPAKLSPDQFNLRLEGGHWLRFRLRD; encoded by the exons ATGATCCTAGTCCTGGTCTGGGTGGCGGTGCTGATCGCCGTGGCCGTGCTGTACCTCCGTCAGATCTACTCCAGATTCTCTCGATATGGCGTGAAGCACTTCAGGCCGGTGCCCCTCCTGGGCAACATGACCAGGATGGTCCTCAAACAAGATCACCTCATAGATGATATCCTGAGATACTATAATAGCTTTCCTGGAGAGAG GTTCGTGGGTAGGTTTGAGTTCATCAATGAGATGGTGGTCATCCGCGACCTTGAGCTGGTGAAGAAAATCGCGGTCAAAGACTTTGAACACTTCCTCGATCACCGCTCTGTCTTCAGTTCCAGTGACTCTTTCTTTTCTAGAAACTTGTTCTCTTTGAAAG GTCAAGAATGGAAAGACATGCGTTCGACTTTAAGCCCAGCTTTCACCAGTTCTAAGATGCGTATGATGGTGCCCTTCATGGTGGAAGTTGGTGACCAAATGATGGATGCAATAAGAAAGAAGATCAAAGAATCTGGAA ATGGCTACATAGACCTCGAGTGCAAGGACCTGACGACTCGTTATGCCAACGACGTCATAGCGTCCTGCGCCTTCGGTCTGAAGGTGGACTCCCACAACGAAACTGACAACGAGTTTTACACCATGGGCAAGCTGTCTTCCACCTTCAAATTCCGTGACATGCTCATGTTCTTCGTTATTGCAAATGCGCCTACAGTTGCTAAG ATCCTGAAACTGGATTTCCTTTCGGAAGCGGCGAAGAAGTTTTTCAGGAATTTAGTCCTTGATACCATGAAGAATCGTGAGCTGAACCATATCATTAGACCTGATATGATTCATTTGCTTATGGAAGCTAAAAAAG gtaAACTGACTCATGACGAAATCAAATCTAATGATGTGGCTGCTGGCTTTGCGACAGTTGAAGAATCTGCCGTAGGACAGAAGGAAATTACTAGAG TGTGGACTGATGAAGACCTCATCGCTCAGGCAGTATTATTCTTCATCGCCGGTTTCGAGACCGTGTCTTCTGGCATGTCATTCCTGCTGTACGAGCTGGCTGTGAACCCTGACGTCCAGGAGCGCCTGGCACAGGAGATCAAGGAGAACGATGCCAAGAACGGCGGCAAGTTCGACTTCAACTCCATTCAGAATTTGCAGTACATGGATATGGTTGTGTCTG AACTGCTGCGCCTGTGGCCTCCTGGGGCAGCACTGGATAGGATCTGCACTAAGGACTACAATTTGGGAAAACCTAACGACAAGGCCAAACATGATTTCATT GTCCGCAAAGGCACAGGTATCAGCATACCAGCGTTTGCCTTCCACCGAGACCCCCAGTTCTTCCCGAACCCTGAAAAGTTTGACCCTGAACGGTTCTCTGAGGAAAACAAGCACAACATCCAGAGTTTTGCCTACATGCCCTTCGGTATTGGACCTAGGAATTGTATAG GATCAAGATTTGCACTCTGCGAGATGAAGGTGATGGCATACCAGATTCTGCAGCATATGGAGGTATCTCCCTGTGAGAGGACTTGCATACCAGCCAAGCTTGATACTGAGACCTTCGGCATGCGACTGAAAGGAGGCCACTGGCTTAGATTCAGACCTAGGCAGT ATATTACAATGCTCCTTTTAATCTGGGCGTTAGTCCTAGCTGTCATAGTGTTGCGGGACCTCAAACGACTTTACTCTACATTCAGTAAGGATGGCATCAAGCACTTCAAGccagtcccactgctgggcaacaTGAGTTCCGTCATATTCCGAAGAAACCATTACGCTGACAATATTCTCAAGTTTTACAAAAGTTTTCCAGGAGAAAA GTTCGTTGGCAGATTTGAATTTGTTAACCAGTCCATTGTGATCCTAGATTTAGAGCTGGTGAAGAAGATTACTATCAAAGACTTTGAGCATTTTCTCGATCATCGTAACTTTGGAGCTGAATCATTTTTTAACAGAACTTTGTTCTTATTAACAG GTCAAGAATGGAAAGATATGCGGTCCACACTGACTCCAGCATTCACCAGTTCCAAGATACGTCTGATGGTGCCTTTCATGGTAGAAGTTGGAGATCAGATGATTTTGTCTCTCAAAAAGAAGCTGGAAGAATCGAAAG ATGACTACATCGAGGTTGATTGCAAGGACCTCACGACACGCTACGCCAATGACGTGATAGCCTCTTGTGCCTTCGGTCTGAAGGTAGACTCTCACATGGATCGTGACAACCGGTTCTATGCAATGGGCAGGTCACTATTTGAGTTCAGCTTTCGCACAATGATCATGTTCTTTGTGCTTCTGAATGCACCGAAAGTTGCCAag TTTTTCAAATGGGACATTGTGCCAGCTTCAGTCAGGAAATTCTTCACAAACTTGGTGCTGGATACAATGAAGGATCGGGAGATGCGACATATTATCAGACCTGATATGATTCATTTGCTTATGGAAGCCAATAAAG GTAAACTAACCCATGAAGATATAATATCTAATGACAACGCTGTTGGATTTGCTACTGCTGAAGAATCTTCAATTGGATTGAATACTTCAAAAAGAG tATGGACGGACGAGGATATAGTTGCTCAAGCATTTGTATTTTTCGCTGCTGGCTTTGAAACGGTATCAGCGACGATGGCTTTCTTATTGTACGAGCTGGCAGTTCACCCTGAGGTACAAGAACGATTGGCACAGGAGATCAAGGAATATGATGATAAGAACGGTGGCAAGTTTGACTTCAACTCCATACAGGACATGAAGTATATGGACATGGTTGTTTCTg aggtTCTGAGGAAATGGCCAGCACCTTTGGTTTTGGATAGAATATGCACTAAAGACTATAATCTTGGGAAACCAAACAATGCAGCTGAAAAAGATTATATC ATTCGCAAAGGGTCAGGAGTCCAAATACCGGTGTATGCCTTCCACAACGACCCTCAGTACTTTCCTAATCCTGAGAAGTTCGACCCTGAACGTTTCTCTCCAGATAACAAACACAAATTCAATGCAAATGCGTACATGCCTTTTGGTGTTGGACCAAGAAATTGCATAG GTTCAAGGTTTGCTCTCTGCGAGGTGAAGGTGATAACATACCAGATTCTACGTCACATGGAGCTGTCTCCCTGCAAGAGTACATGTATTCCCGCCAAGCTTGCGACCAACAATTTAAATCTCAGACTGAAAGGTGGACACTCTCTTAGGTTTAAACTCAGGAA gttCGTGGGTAGATTTGAATTTTTAACTGAGTCAGTAATGATCCGGGATATTGAGTTGGTGAAGAAAATCACTGTCAAAGACTTTGAACACTTTTTGGACCACCGAACTTTTGGAGAGAACACATTTTTTGCCAGAACTTTGTTCTTTTTGAAAG GTCAAGAATGGAAAGACATGCGTTCGACATTGAGTCCAGCGTTCACCAGTTCAAAGATACGATTGATGGTGCCTTTCATGGTAGAGGTTGGTGACCAGATGATTTTGTCTCTCAAGAAGAAAATCAAGGATGCGGAAG GTGGCTATGTAGATATAGAATGTAAGGACCTTACAACTCGCTACGCCAACGATGTGATAGCCTCCTGTGCTTTCGGTTTGAAGGTGGACTCTCATACAGATGAGGACAACCAATTCTATGCTATGGGCAAAACAGCGACCACTTTCAACTTTCGGCAAATGCTGATGTTTTTCCTTCTTATCAATGCACCTCAACTCGTTAAG TTCTTTAAGTACGATATGATATCGGAACCCATCAAAAAGTTCTTTAGGAGCTTGGTACTAGATACAATGAAGGATCGAGATTTGCACAATATAATTAGACCTGATATGATTCATCTGCTTATGGAAGCCAAGAAAG GACAACTATCACACGAAGATGTTAAACCCAATGACGAAGCTGCAGGATTTGCAACTGTCGAGGAATCTGCAGTTGGCCAGAAGGATCTCAATCGAG TTTGGAAAGACGATGACTTAGTAGCCCAAGCTTTCTTGTTCTTTGTGGCTGGCTTTGAGTCCATCTCGTCTACCATGACTTTCCTATTGTACGAGCTGGCTGTCAATCCTGAGGTACAGGAACGCTTGGCGAAAGAAGTCAGGGAGTATGACAATAATAATGGTGGGAAATTTGACTTCAATTCTATACAGAATATGGCGTATATGGATATGGTTGTTTCGG aacTATTGAGACGTTGGCCGCCGGCAGTGGCTATGGATAGAATGTGCAACAAAGACTATAATATGGGCAAACCAAACGAGAAAGCAGAGAAAGATTTCATT CTTCGTAAAGGATGTGGCATTCAAATACCGACATTCGCCTTTCACCATGATCCTAAATTTTTCCCTAACCCTGAGAAGTTTGACCCTGAACGTTTCTCTGAAGAAAATAAGCACAAGATCAACCCACTTACGTACATGCCTTTCGGGTTTGGACCTAGGAATTGCATTG GATCAAGATTTGCTCTCTGCGAGCTGAAGGTGATGACATACCAGATCCTACGGCACATGGAGCTGTCTCCCTGTGAGAAGACTTGCATTCCTGCACAACTTGCTACTGACAACTTGAACCTGAGACTGAAAGGAGGACACTGGCTTAGATTTAGACTGAGGAT CTTCACACTCTCGCATACTGAATTGGGCTGTGAA ATGATGATGCTACTACTATGTCTGGCAGTTTTGGTGATAGTGGTGGTGTTCTACCTCCAGAAGGCACACTCGACGTTCAAGGAGAAAGGCGTTAAGTATCTGAAGACAATCCCAATATTAACTGACTTGTGCTCCATGTTGATGCCTAGCGAACACATTGGAGAGACTATCAAGAGCTTGTACAACAGCTACCCCGAGGAAAG ATTCGTCGGCAAATATGATTTTTTGAAAGAGTCTGTAGTAATCCGTGATATTGAACTATTGAAGAAAATCACCATTAAAGACTTTGAACACTTTGTAGATCATTCTAGTCCTGGACCTGATGACTCTTTGTTTGGCAGGAGTTTGTTCTTTTTGAAAG GTCATGAATGGAAAGACATGCGCACATCTTTAAGCCCAGCATTCACAAGTTCCAAGATACGTCAAATGGTGCCTTTCATGATGGAAGTTGGTGAACAAATGATGTTGTCTTTGAAGAAAAAGTTGAAAAACTCTGGAG gaGACTACATAGATGTTGAGTGCAAGGACCTAACGACGCGCTTTGCCAATGATGTGATAGCTTCTTGCGCCTTCGGTCTGAAGGTAGACTCTCACGCCGATGAAGATAATGAGTTCTATAAAATGGGAAAAGCAGTATCTTCTTTTAAGTTTTCtcaaattttgtttttcatcCTGTTATCAAGCCTGCCTTTTGTTAATAAG CTTATCGCCGTTGACGTTGTGCCGAAGCCAGCGCAGGATTTCTTCAGGCGCTTAGTATTAGACGCGATGAAAGAGAGGGAACAGAAGAACATTTTTAGACCTGATATGATTCACCTGCTTATGGAGGCCAAAAAAG GCAAACTATCTCATGAAGAAGTCAAGTCTAATGATGAGGCAGCTGGTTTCGCAACCGTCGAAGAATCTACAGTTGGTAAAAAACAATTGATTAGAG TATGGAAGGATGATGACCTAGTCTCTCAAGCGTTCCTGTTCTTTGCTGCTGGATTTGAATCAGTGTCCTCCAGTATGTCATTTCTTTTGTATGAGCTGGCTTTGAACCCTGACGTACAGGAGCGACTGGCGCAGGAGATCAGAGACCATGACGCTAAGAGTGGTGGCAAGTTCGACTTCAGCTCCATACAGAGCTTGAAGTATATGGACATGGTTATTTCAG AACTTTTAAGAAGATGGCCACCATTTGTGGTTTTGGACAGACAATGCACAAAGGAATATAATTTGGGGAAACCAAACCCTGATTCTGAAAAAGATTATAtt ttACGTGAAGGCGCGGATATTCTGGTACCGGTGTATGGAATCCACTTAAATCCTGAGTACTTCCCTAACCCTGAGAAGTTTGATCCTGAACGGTTCTCCGATGAAAACAAACACAACATCAAACCATTCACATACATGCCTTTCGGTAATGGACCTAGAAATTGTCTTG GATCGAGATTTGCTCTGTGCGAGATGAAAGTGATAACATACCAGTTAATCCGGCACATGGTGCTCTCCCCTTGTGAGAAGACCAGCATCCCTGCCAAGTTGTCTCCCGATCAGTTCAACCTTCGGCTAGAAGGTGGACACTGGCTGAGGTTTAGATTAAGGGACTAA
- the LOC124633310 gene encoding cytochrome P450 9e2-like isoform X2: MIILLIWVVVLIAVVVLYLKQVYSTFSRHGIKHFKPVPILGNMGKVVFRQHHYACDFINLYNSFPEERFVGRFEFLTESVMIRDIELVKKITVKDFEHFLDHRTFGENTFFARTLFFLKGQEWKDMRSTLSPAFTSSMILSLKKKIKDAEGGYVDIECKDLTTRYANDVIASCAFGLKVDSHTDEDNQFYAMGKTATTFNFRQMLMFFLLINAPQLVKFFKYDMISEPIKKFFRSLVLDTMKDRDLHNIIRPDMIHLLMEAKKGQLSHEDVKPNDEAAGFATVEESAVGQKDLNRVWKDDDLVAQAFLFFVAGFESISSTMTFLLYELAVNPEVQERLAKEVREYDNNNGGKFDFNSIQNMAYMDMVVSELLRRWPPAVAMDRMCNKDYNMGKPNEKAEKDFILRKGCGIQIPTFAFHHDPKFFPNPEKFDPERFSEENKHKINPLTYMPFGFGPRNCIGSRFALCELKVMTYQILRHMELSPCEKTCIPAQLATDNLNLRLKGGHWLRFRLRM; the protein is encoded by the exons ATGATAATCCTACTGATCTGGGTAGTGGTACTCATTGCTGTGGTGGTTCTATACCTGAAGCAGGTCTACTCCACATTCAGCAGACATGGCATCAAGCACTTTAAACCAGTTCCAATACTGGGTAACATGGGCAAAGTTGTCTTTAGACAACATCACTACGCATGTGACTTTATAAATCTGTATAACAGCTTTCCAGAAGAAAG gttCGTGGGTAGATTTGAATTTTTAACTGAGTCAGTAATGATCCGGGATATTGAGTTGGTGAAGAAAATCACTGTCAAAGACTTTGAACACTTTTTGGACCACCGAACTTTTGGAGAGAACACATTTTTTGCCAGAACTTTGTTCTTTTTGAAAG GTCAAGAATGGAAAGACATGCGTTCGACATTGAGTCCAGCGTTCACCAGTTCA ATGATTTTGTCTCTCAAGAAGAAAATCAAGGATGCGGAAG GTGGCTATGTAGATATAGAATGTAAGGACCTTACAACTCGCTACGCCAACGATGTGATAGCCTCCTGTGCTTTCGGTTTGAAGGTGGACTCTCATACAGATGAGGACAACCAATTCTATGCTATGGGCAAAACAGCGACCACTTTCAACTTTCGGCAAATGCTGATGTTTTTCCTTCTTATCAATGCACCTCAACTCGTTAAG TTCTTTAAGTACGATATGATATCGGAACCCATCAAAAAGTTCTTTAGGAGCTTGGTACTAGATACAATGAAGGATCGAGATTTGCACAATATAATTAGACCTGATATGATTCATCTGCTTATGGAAGCCAAGAAAG GACAACTATCACACGAAGATGTTAAACCCAATGACGAAGCTGCAGGATTTGCAACTGTCGAGGAATCTGCAGTTGGCCAGAAGGATCTCAATCGAG TTTGGAAAGACGATGACTTAGTAGCCCAAGCTTTCTTGTTCTTTGTGGCTGGCTTTGAGTCCATCTCGTCTACCATGACTTTCCTATTGTACGAGCTGGCTGTCAATCCTGAGGTACAGGAACGCTTGGCGAAAGAAGTCAGGGAGTATGACAATAATAATGGTGGGAAATTTGACTTCAATTCTATACAGAATATGGCGTATATGGATATGGTTGTTTCGG aacTATTGAGACGTTGGCCGCCGGCAGTGGCTATGGATAGAATGTGCAACAAAGACTATAATATGGGCAAACCAAACGAGAAAGCAGAGAAAGATTTCATT CTTCGTAAAGGATGTGGCATTCAAATACCGACATTCGCCTTTCACCATGATCCTAAATTTTTCCCTAACCCTGAGAAGTTTGACCCTGAACGTTTCTCTGAAGAAAATAAGCACAAGATCAACCCACTTACGTACATGCCTTTCGGGTTTGGACCTAGGAATTGCATTG GATCAAGATTTGCTCTCTGCGAGCTGAAGGTGATGACATACCAGATCCTACGGCACATGGAGCTGTCTCCCTGTGAGAAGACTTGCATTCCTGCACAACTTGCTACTGACAACTTGAACCTGAGACTGAAAGGAGGACACTGGCTTAGATTTAGACTGAGGATGTAG
- the LOC124633316 gene encoding 15-hydroxyprostaglandin dehydrogenase [NAD(+)]-like, which translates to MDRNPKNKVVVITGGAGGIGYEMADQFLQNGVKTVILLDITEAAGVTAAQTLNEKYGKDKAIFIKCDITKDLEKVSSDIFQKYEVDVLINNAGILDESDLRKTMEINCIALMEWSMKFFEHWRVDQGGRGGTIFNVSSICVLEYNSWLPYYKTSKHAVLGFTRSLGHPFNYNITGVRVVAVCPGFTKTSILDGKIWDIQEAGFKKLMAEAVMQVPEVVGKAAVEIYGVADSGTVWVAANNEPIKLAPIC; encoded by the coding sequence ATGGAtcgaaaccctaaaaacaaagTGGTAGTGATAACTGGAGGCGCAGGGGGCATAGGGTATGAAATGGCGGACCAGTTTTTACAAAATGGAGTCAAAACTGTAATCCTTTTGGACATCACTGAAGCAGCCGGCGTTACAGCTGCCCAAACACTAAATgaaaaatatggaaaagataAAGCAATTTTCATTAAATGTGATATAACAAAAGATTTGGAAAAAGTCAGCAGtgatattttccaaaaatatgaAGTTGATGTTTTAATCAACAACGCGGGAATATTAGACGAGAGTGATCTCAGGAAGACGATGGAAATCAACTGCATAGCTTTGATGGAATGGAGCATGAAGTTCTTCGAGCACTGGAGAGTCGACCAGGGTGGTCGAGGTGGTACAATCTTCAATGTATCTTCAATTTGTGTATTAGAGTACAATTCTTGGCTACCCTACTATAAAACTTCGAAACATGCTGTATTGGGCTTTACCAGATCGCTTGGGCATCCGTTTAACTACAACATAACTGGTGTGAGAGTCGTTGCCGTCTGTCCGGGATTCACAAAAACTTCAATATTGGATGGCAAAATATGGGACATTCAAGAAGCTGGTTTCAAGAAACTGATGGCAGAAGCTGTGATGCAGGTACCAGAGGTAGTTGGTAAGGCCGCTGTAGAGATCTACGGTGTGGCGGACAGTGGAACTGTGTGGGTAGCGGCAAACAATGAGCCCATCAAACTTGCACCAATATGTTAA